The Mycobacterium riyadhense sequence GCTCGTCGAGAAGACCGATGCCGATGTCTCTCGCGTCTACGTGGCGCCGGTAAGCGCGTGGGGCGGCAGCGCCGACACGACACTTCAACAGGTTGCCACGCTGGACTTGTCGGACGCCCACTCGCAGCTGACCACCAGTGCCGATTACTCGGCAGACGGTTCGCAACTGGTGGTGCGCACCTATGACGATGTGCTGCTGTGGAACCGCGCCGAGGGAAGTAGTGCCTGGTCGCCGTTCAGCCAGCAGCCAGTTGACGGGCCGCTGGTTGACGAACAGCAGGGTGAAGCGATCGCCTTCCACCCAGACGGGACGGGCTACGTCACGGTGAGTGAAGGTTCCAACCAAACCCTGCACAATTACGGCCCGCGAACCACGTGATCCGTCTATGTTGTGGGGCCACCGGCCTTTGCGGCCGCGACGACTCCGCCGTCGACCAGTAGGTCGGTGCCGGTGATGTAGGTGGCGTCGGGGCCAAGGAGGAAGGCGGTCGCCGCGGCGATGTCGTCGGGGGTTCCCATTCGACCCGTTCCCGACATCGCGATCATTGACCGCATCCCGTCGCCGACAGTGGAGGCAAGTTCCTGCAGACCCATTGGCGTCGAGATGATTCCGGGACTGATCGAGTTGATTCGGGCGCCCCGCCGGCCCCACTGCGTGCTGGCGGCGCGGACCCGAATATGGTTGGCCTGCTTGGCGATTGCATATGCGATACCCGGATTATCGAGATTCCTAACGAAATCCAACTGCAACAGCTCGGGGGCCGGGCTGTGGGCCAGCGCTCGTTGCTGTTCCGCGGTCAGTGGGGGGAACAGGTGCCCGGCCATGCTGGCGATGACGACGCCGGCGCCGCCCGGCGCGATGACTTCGCCGAACTCGTGCAGCACCAGCGAGACGCCGAAAAGATCGACAGCAAGGATTGCCTCGGCGGAGGCCTGCGCGGGGGAGAGGCCGGCGGTATGTGCGACCTGGGTGACATTGCCGAGTGCGGCCGCGTATTCGGCAAGTGCGCGAACCGATTCCGGCGCCGAGACATCGACGTGACGGCTTTCGACGTGATGGCCTTCGGTGGACAA is a genomic window containing:
- a CDS encoding SDR family oxidoreductase, which codes for MTEVLTVIGVGGMGQAIARRLGSGKTVLLADNTERTLTAVAQSLSTEGHHVESRHVDVSAPESVRALAEYAAALGNVTQVAHTAGLSPAQASAEAILAVDLFGVSLVLHEFGEVIAPGGAGVVIASMAGHLFPPLTAEQQRALAHSPAPELLQLDFVRNLDNPGIAYAIAKQANHIRVRAASTQWGRRGARINSISPGIISTPMGLQELASTVGDGMRSMIAMSGTGRMGTPDDIAAATAFLLGPDATYITGTDLLVDGGVVAAAKAGGPTT